In the genome of Ignavibacteriales bacterium, one region contains:
- the mtaB gene encoding tRNA (N(6)-L-threonylcarbamoyladenosine(37)-C(2))-methylthiotransferase MtaB has protein sequence MKRKVALHTLGCKLNFAETSSIGDDFLKHGFDVVDFNDSADVYVLNTCTVTENAEKECRQIVRRIERKNPDAYIIVTGCYAQLRPGEISSIKGVDAVLGSNEKFQLFSFIKDFEKKDLACIYVNEIKGINEFGIAHSGDADSRTRAYFKIQDGCDYKCSFCTIPLARGISRSMNPEKAVDELKNLVDAGYKEIILTGVNVGDYGNSINYPLIKLLEKFVQVDGDFRIRISSIEPNLLNEEIIDLTSDSEKLCNHFHIPLQSGSPKILKLMQRRYTTSDYQHVIERVKNKIPDAGIGVDVIVGFPGEDENDFMTTYNFLKDLPVSYLHVFTYSERPDTKAISMSGKVDVAERRERNNRLRILGIKKKHEFYKSMIGTDQTVLFESCNDGLIKGFTSNYIRVAHPAKNIFENKLITVRLNSLDGDLCSCNIMDTKNSIDLLAS, from the coding sequence ATGAAACGAAAAGTCGCATTACATACACTTGGATGTAAATTAAACTTTGCAGAAACATCGTCAATCGGTGATGACTTTCTCAAGCACGGATTTGACGTAGTAGATTTTAACGATTCTGCGGATGTATATGTTCTGAATACATGTACTGTGACTGAGAACGCTGAAAAAGAATGCCGCCAGATTGTTAGAAGGATCGAACGAAAAAATCCGGATGCATACATTATTGTAACCGGTTGTTATGCACAATTGCGACCGGGGGAAATATCATCGATAAAAGGTGTTGATGCCGTCCTGGGCAGTAATGAAAAGTTCCAGTTGTTTTCCTTCATCAAAGATTTTGAGAAGAAAGACCTTGCCTGCATTTATGTAAATGAAATAAAAGGCATAAATGAGTTTGGGATTGCGCATTCAGGCGATGCAGATTCCCGTACTAGAGCTTACTTTAAAATTCAGGATGGCTGTGATTATAAATGTTCTTTTTGCACGATACCATTAGCGCGAGGTATCAGCAGAAGTATGAATCCTGAAAAAGCAGTTGATGAATTAAAAAATCTTGTTGATGCCGGATACAAAGAAATAATTCTCACAGGTGTTAATGTCGGTGACTACGGTAATTCCATTAATTACCCGCTTATAAAACTCCTCGAAAAATTTGTTCAGGTTGATGGTGATTTCAGGATAAGGATAAGTTCTATTGAACCAAATTTGTTGAATGAAGAGATCATTGATCTTACTTCAGATTCTGAAAAATTATGTAATCATTTTCATATCCCTCTGCAGAGCGGCAGTCCTAAAATTCTTAAGTTAATGCAGCGAAGATACACCACTTCGGATTATCAACATGTTATTGAACGAGTAAAAAATAAAATTCCCGATGCCGGAATCGGCGTTGATGTTATTGTTGGTTTTCCCGGTGAAGATGAAAATGATTTCATGACAACATATAATTTCTTAAAAGATCTTCCTGTATCATATCTTCATGTTTTTACGTACTCAGAAAGACCGGATACAAAAGCTATTTCGATGAGTGGAAAAGTAGATGTGGCTGAGCGGCGCGAAAGGAATAACAGGCTTAGGATATTAGGCATCAAGAAAAAGCATGAATTTTATAAAAGTATGATCGGAACAGATCAAACAGTTTTATTTGAATCCTGCAATGACGGCTTAATAAAAGGGTTCACTTCAAACTATATCAGGGTTGCACACCCGGCGAAAAATATTTTTGAAAACAAACTTATTACTGTTAGACTTAACTCCTTAGACGGAGATTTATGTTCCTGTAACATAATGGATACGAAAAATTCAATTGACTTATTAGCTTCTTAA
- the dnaX gene encoding DNA polymerase III subunit gamma/tau, which produces MEFQVTARKWRPSTFGEVVGQEHITSTLKNAIKNSRIAHAYLFTGPRGVGKTTTARLLAKALNCLNPKDSEPCNECEMCRSIKNSQSFDIIEIDGASNRGIDEIRSLRESVKYAPTKGKYKVYIIDEVHMLTKESFNAFLKTLEEPPAHTIFIFATTDIQKVPLTIISRCQRFDFRRIQLNTTKELLKKIADSEKIVIDDKTLTIIAKKADGALRDAESYFDQVVAFCGNKIDAESASEMLNLIDEDIFFKISDAVLDKNFNVVFDVTNYVYEKGWSFSDLIDGLIEHFRNILTVVLTHKSDLVESAEVYKMRYLEYIDRYSESDILRLLNYLNKVLQEIRFSQNHKLKVEIALSHLISLERTSTISDLLSNLPEVEQKKKQVTVEPTANQVSEPKIKIKHTSDSKKSSKKIEGQKELVQEAVEQNISASQPVFSFDRIVANWKNYVDAVSAERNWTVGPLVRDFRPVKLEGNLLVVESGQPHATITLSQHNDFLSAKAQEYFGRKISFKVVETEKKSTDESSEIPAFPDTNQNGIPDEFQLAIITELGGKIVNP; this is translated from the coding sequence ATGGAGTTTCAGGTAACAGCACGTAAATGGAGACCTTCAACTTTTGGTGAAGTTGTTGGACAGGAACATATTACATCAACATTAAAAAATGCAATTAAAAATAGCCGTATTGCGCATGCCTATTTATTTACCGGACCAAGAGGTGTCGGAAAAACTACAACTGCAAGACTTCTTGCAAAAGCTTTAAACTGTCTTAACCCAAAAGACAGCGAACCTTGTAACGAATGCGAGATGTGCAGGTCGATCAAAAACTCACAATCGTTTGATATAATTGAAATTGATGGCGCGTCCAATCGTGGTATTGATGAAATAAGAAGTTTACGTGAGTCGGTGAAGTACGCACCAACAAAAGGCAAATATAAAGTGTACATCATTGATGAAGTTCACATGCTAACAAAGGAATCATTCAATGCTTTCCTCAAAACATTGGAAGAACCGCCTGCTCACACAATTTTTATTTTTGCGACAACGGATATTCAGAAAGTACCTTTAACAATTATCTCAAGATGTCAGCGGTTTGATTTCCGGCGGATTCAACTCAATACAACAAAAGAGTTATTGAAAAAAATTGCGGATTCAGAAAAAATAGTGATCGATGATAAAACGCTGACGATCATTGCGAAAAAAGCTGATGGAGCTTTAAGAGATGCAGAAAGTTATTTCGATCAGGTTGTAGCGTTTTGCGGAAATAAAATCGATGCTGAATCTGCATCGGAGATGTTAAACCTTATTGACGAGGATATTTTTTTCAAGATAAGCGATGCAGTTCTAGATAAAAACTTCAATGTAGTTTTTGATGTGACAAATTATGTATACGAAAAAGGGTGGAGTTTTTCTGATTTGATTGATGGGTTGATTGAACATTTCAGAAACATTCTGACAGTTGTATTAACGCATAAATCCGACCTTGTTGAATCCGCTGAAGTTTACAAAATGCGGTACCTTGAATATATTGACAGATATTCTGAGAGCGACATACTGCGCCTTCTTAATTATCTGAATAAGGTACTTCAGGAAATAAGATTTTCTCAAAACCATAAATTAAAAGTTGAGATTGCTCTTAGTCATCTTATTTCGCTTGAACGAACTTCTACGATATCTGATTTGTTATCAAACCTTCCTGAAGTAGAGCAAAAAAAAAAGCAGGTTACAGTAGAACCGACAGCTAATCAGGTTAGCGAACCTAAAATAAAAATTAAACACACATCAGATTCGAAAAAATCTTCTAAAAAAATTGAAGGACAAAAAGAACTAGTTCAGGAAGCTGTTGAACAGAATATTTCCGCTTCTCAACCAGTTTTCAGTTTTGATAGAATTGTCGCAAACTGGAAAAACTATGTCGATGCCGTTTCTGCTGAGCGCAATTGGACGGTAGGACCATTAGTAAGAGATTTCAGACCTGTAAAACTTGAAGGAAATTTACTCGTAGTTGAATCAGGACAACCACATGCCACTATCACACTCTCACAGCATAATGATTTTCTTTCAGCTAAAGCACAGGAATATTTTGGCAGGAAAATATCTTTTAAAGTCGTTGAAACAGAAAAAAAATCCACAGATGAATCATCTGAAATCCCTGCGTTTCCCGATACAAATCAAAATGGAATCCCTGATGAATTTCAATTGGCTATTATTACTGAACTCGGCGGTAAAATAGTTAACCCCTGA
- a CDS encoding GAF domain-containing protein yields the protein MAEAILVNKDSSLEEQYSALLPQIKSLVNSEENFISNLSNFTAILKQSFEKISWVGFYLFDGRQLYLGPFQGKVACTTIEIGKGVCGKAAEDLKTIIVPDVNKFPGHIFCDVDSKSEIVIPLLKNGKLLGVLDLDSNQYDSFNEIDSRYLNEMCIYLSENIFN from the coding sequence GTGGCTGAAGCAATCTTAGTTAATAAAGATTCGTCACTTGAGGAGCAATATTCAGCTTTGCTGCCGCAGATAAAATCACTGGTTAATAGTGAGGAAAATTTTATCTCCAATCTTTCAAACTTCACGGCAATTTTGAAGCAGTCGTTTGAAAAAATCAGTTGGGTGGGTTTTTATCTTTTTGACGGCAGACAATTGTATCTTGGTCCATTCCAGGGAAAAGTCGCCTGCACTACTATAGAAATTGGTAAAGGAGTGTGCGGCAAAGCTGCAGAGGATCTAAAAACAATAATCGTCCCTGATGTAAATAAATTTCCGGGACATATTTTTTGTGATGTTGACTCAAAATCTGAGATTGTCATCCCGCTTTTAAAAAACGGTAAATTACTTGGAGTACTTGATCTTGATAGTAACCAGTATGATTCATTCAACGAAATTGACAGCAGGTACTTAAATGAAATGTGTATATATCTTTCTGAAAATATTTTTAATTGA
- a CDS encoding (d)CMP kinase, which translates to MLKKLVIAIDGPAGSGKSTSARLVAQKLGFLYIDTGAMYRAVTYLAMKQNVLSDQKEIELLAEKALIVLKYIEGSTRVSINGEDVTNEIRTPEINSKVSDVSKIQGVRKALVEKQRQMGHGDQSVVMEGRDIGSVVFPDADVKIFLTATIDERTKRRSLEFIDKGMSVPVETIKENLLHRDKIDSTREVSPLIKPADAVEVDTSYVTIEEQVNIIIEKVKEAASKKGMELKLENT; encoded by the coding sequence ATGTTAAAAAAGTTAGTCATTGCTATTGACGGTCCTGCCGGTTCCGGAAAAAGTACGTCAGCCAGACTTGTTGCTCAAAAACTGGGATTTTTGTATATCGACACCGGAGCCATGTACCGTGCGGTAACTTATTTAGCAATGAAGCAGAATGTTCTTTCTGATCAAAAAGAAATAGAATTGTTAGCCGAAAAAGCTTTGATTGTTCTGAAATATATTGAAGGTTCAACAAGAGTTTCAATTAATGGTGAAGATGTTACTAATGAAATACGCACACCTGAGATAAATTCAAAAGTTAGTGATGTAAGTAAAATCCAGGGTGTAAGAAAAGCATTAGTTGAAAAGCAAAGACAAATGGGTCACGGTGACCAGAGTGTGGTCATGGAAGGAAGAGATATCGGCAGCGTGGTTTTTCCTGATGCTGATGTAAAAATCTTTTTAACTGCCACAATTGATGAAAGAACGAAAAGAAGATCACTTGAGTTTATTGATAAAGGAATGTCCGTACCCGTTGAAACAATAAAAGAAAATCTGCTTCACAGGGATAAGATCGATTCCACGAGAGAAGTAAGCCCTTTGATAAAACCGGCTGACGCTGTTGAAGTCGATACTTCTTATGTGACTATTGAAGAACAGGTAAATATCATTATCGAAAAAGTAAAAGAAGCAGCCTCAAAAAAAGGAATGGAACTAAAGTTAGAAAACACTTAA
- the rpsA gene encoding 30S ribosomal protein S1: MSETIKKVVTNDDYEKARKFNDEEYSREEFLALANLYSDSFRDVKEGELIKGKIVRIQGDNVILDVGFKSEGSIPKGEFHENEEIKVGKEIEVVLESVEDQEGNLVLSKQRADFLRIWDRVVKAHETGEIIQGKILKRIKGGMVVDLIGMEAFLPGSQIDIRPIRDFDAFVGQTMDFKVVKVNIPTENVVVSHKVLVEEEISDQRHAILHGLEKGQILEGIVKAITDFGVFVDLGGVDGLVHITDLSWGRINHPNEVVKLDQTIKVVVTDFDEEKKRISLSLKKLLPHPWEDIDNKYKIGDKVSGRVVSLTDYGAFIEIEKGIEGLIHNSEMSWTQHIKHPSQIVAMGQIVEAVILSLDKDEKKISLGIKQLEPDPWETLMQKYPVGSRHTGIARNLTNFGVFVELEPGVDGLVHISDLSWTKKIRHPGEVVKKGEKLEVIVLGVDVEQRKISLGHKQVTDNPWDGFEKQYSLGATTDGKVVRIIEKGLIAELPGSVDGFVPATQLSTSKIKNVANHFPVDSVIPLKVIEFDKENKKIVLSATAALKEKSEDEIKTYLNNHKLDKISVQEILNSETGTVDTSDFPIFEVTEESSSQAEKNN; the protein is encoded by the coding sequence ATGTCCGAAACGATTAAAAAAGTTGTGACAAACGATGACTACGAAAAAGCACGTAAGTTCAATGACGAAGAATATTCACGTGAAGAATTCTTAGCTCTCGCAAACCTTTATTCAGATTCTTTCAGAGATGTTAAAGAAGGTGAACTGATTAAAGGCAAAATAGTTCGTATACAGGGAGATAATGTAATCCTTGACGTTGGATTCAAGTCAGAAGGATCTATTCCTAAAGGCGAATTTCATGAAAATGAAGAAATAAAAGTCGGAAAAGAAATTGAAGTCGTACTTGAAAGCGTAGAAGATCAGGAAGGAAACCTGGTTCTCAGCAAACAACGTGCAGACTTCCTTAGAATCTGGGACCGAGTTGTTAAAGCACACGAAACCGGTGAAATCATTCAAGGTAAAATTCTTAAAAGAATTAAAGGCGGAATGGTCGTTGACCTTATCGGAATGGAAGCGTTTCTACCCGGTTCACAAATCGATATCAGACCAATCAGAGATTTTGATGCATTTGTCGGTCAGACAATGGATTTCAAAGTTGTTAAAGTTAACATACCAACCGAAAATGTTGTCGTATCACATAAAGTTCTCGTCGAAGAAGAAATCTCAGATCAAAGACATGCAATTTTACATGGACTTGAAAAAGGACAGATACTTGAAGGTATCGTAAAAGCAATTACGGACTTCGGTGTGTTCGTCGACTTAGGCGGTGTTGATGGCTTGGTTCATATTACCGATTTAAGCTGGGGACGAATTAATCATCCGAATGAAGTAGTGAAATTAGATCAGACAATAAAAGTAGTTGTTACAGACTTTGACGAAGAGAAGAAGAGAATTTCCCTCTCACTCAAAAAACTTCTTCCGCATCCCTGGGAAGATATTGATAACAAATACAAAATCGGTGATAAAGTATCGGGACGTGTTGTTTCTCTTACTGACTATGGCGCTTTCATCGAAATTGAAAAAGGTATTGAAGGGCTCATTCACAATTCTGAAATGAGCTGGACCCAGCATATCAAGCACCCGTCACAAATTGTTGCAATGGGACAAATTGTTGAAGCAGTAATCCTTTCGCTTGATAAAGATGAAAAGAAAATTTCTCTCGGAATCAAACAACTTGAACCGGATCCATGGGAAACTTTAATGCAGAAATATCCTGTGGGTTCCAGACATACCGGTATCGCAAGAAACCTTACCAATTTTGGTGTGTTCGTTGAACTTGAGCCAGGTGTTGATGGTCTTGTACATATCTCTGACCTTTCATGGACAAAGAAAATCCGTCATCCCGGCGAAGTTGTTAAGAAAGGTGAAAAGCTTGAAGTTATCGTTCTGGGTGTTGATGTTGAACAAAGAAAAATATCTCTCGGACATAAACAAGTTACTGATAATCCGTGGGATGGTTTTGAAAAGCAGTATTCACTCGGAGCAACAACAGATGGAAAGGTTGTTAGAATAATCGAAAAAGGATTGATTGCGGAATTACCCGGCAGTGTTGACGGATTTGTTCCCGCTACTCAACTTTCTACATCGAAAATAAAAAATGTTGCCAACCATTTCCCTGTTGATTCAGTAATACCTTTAAAGGTTATTGAATTCGATAAGGAAAACAAAAAAATTGTTCTTAGTGCAACAGCAGCATTGAAGGAAAAATCTGAAGATGAAATCAAGACTTATCTGAATAATCATAAGCTTGATAAAATTTCTGTTCAGGAAATACTTAATTCAGAAACCGGAACAGTTGACACTTCAGACTTCCCTATCTTTGAGGTAACTGAAGAAAGTTCTTCTCAGGCTGAAAAGAACAACTAA
- the lon gene encoding endopeptidase La produces MDNFSETVVTNHTENTVVDSIPEVLPVLPLRDIVIFPYMIFPVLVGREQSIRAANYALEKTKFIFLSTQKKSNIDDPKKDDIYIEGTIAKIVQILKLPNGLMKILVDGMLQGRIKEFTERKEFFEAKIEILLTETINDHEMHALERQMSQLFKSYVKISRNIPNETITAYENIEEVDRKLFYVAANINQSIDVKQTILQKYSLKEQYYEIIKILNSEIDILKIEKEIDNKVQENIAKTQRKFIIQEQIKILQDELGDEDDVSPEFAKIRDQIKKAKMPKDAENKAIEEFNKLKKTPPMSPESTVIRNYLDWLTEVPWSKRTKDDLKIKHVQKILDEDHFGLEKPKERIIEHIAVLNLVKQMRGQILCFVGPPGVGKTSLGKSIARALGRKFVRISLGGVRDEAEIRGHRRTYIGSMPGKIIQSMKKAGTINPVMLLDEIDKMSMDFRGDPSSAMLEVLDPEQNHTFNDHYLEVDYDLSQVMFITTANVRYNIPLPLQDRMEIIELSGYLEYDKIEIAKRHIVPKQLEAHGLDKKNVVFRDESIKKIITEYTREAGVRNLERELASVCRKLARDIVIKESQNGKHKKKTKYVVDESLVDEYLKNPRYRHLKHNKELKVGSVTGLAWTSVGGEILTVDVTIMNGGGKLNLTGQLGNVMKESAQAALSYIRSTAKGLGLNPDFFKGKEIHIHLPEGAIPKDGPSAGITMAMAMLSAVSGKPASNDVAMTGEITLRGNILPIGGLNEKLLAAKRNGIGTVLIPKDNEVDLKEISEQVKEGLKIIPIEKMEDALVYVFPKQKWNKKAELKQNSKRKK; encoded by the coding sequence TTGGATAATTTTAGTGAAACAGTAGTTACTAACCATACAGAAAATACAGTAGTTGACAGTATTCCCGAAGTACTCCCCGTTCTTCCTTTAAGGGATATCGTAATCTTTCCTTATATGATTTTTCCGGTACTTGTAGGAAGGGAACAATCCATTCGCGCGGCTAACTACGCACTAGAGAAAACGAAGTTTATTTTTCTTTCAACTCAAAAAAAATCAAATATAGACGATCCGAAAAAAGATGATATTTATATAGAAGGAACAATCGCAAAGATAGTTCAGATATTAAAACTTCCGAATGGGCTGATGAAAATACTTGTTGACGGAATGTTACAAGGCAGAATAAAGGAGTTTACTGAAAGGAAAGAATTTTTTGAAGCAAAGATTGAAATACTTTTAACTGAAACAATCAATGATCATGAAATGCACGCGCTTGAACGGCAAATGTCCCAGCTTTTTAAGAGTTATGTGAAGATAAGCCGAAACATCCCGAATGAAACCATAACAGCGTATGAAAATATTGAAGAAGTTGACCGGAAACTATTTTATGTTGCCGCCAACATCAACCAATCGATAGACGTGAAACAGACTATTCTTCAAAAGTATTCGCTCAAGGAACAGTATTATGAAATAATAAAAATCCTTAATTCAGAAATCGATATTCTGAAAATCGAAAAGGAAATTGACAATAAAGTTCAGGAGAATATTGCAAAGACACAGCGAAAATTTATTATCCAGGAGCAAATAAAAATTCTTCAGGATGAATTAGGCGATGAAGATGATGTCTCCCCTGAGTTTGCAAAGATCCGTGATCAGATAAAAAAAGCAAAGATGCCTAAGGATGCTGAGAATAAAGCGATTGAAGAGTTCAATAAACTTAAAAAAACTCCGCCAATGTCGCCTGAATCAACTGTGATCAGAAATTATCTTGATTGGCTTACAGAAGTACCATGGTCAAAGCGAACAAAGGATGACCTTAAAATAAAGCACGTGCAAAAGATTCTGGATGAAGATCATTTCGGACTTGAAAAACCAAAAGAAAGAATAATTGAACACATTGCTGTTCTTAATCTTGTAAAACAAATGCGCGGTCAGATACTTTGTTTTGTAGGACCTCCCGGAGTTGGAAAAACTTCACTAGGCAAATCGATCGCCCGGGCACTCGGGAGAAAGTTTGTAAGAATCAGTTTAGGCGGAGTTAGAGATGAAGCTGAAATACGCGGACACAGAAGAACATACATCGGTTCAATGCCGGGAAAAATAATTCAGTCAATGAAGAAAGCAGGAACAATAAATCCTGTTATGCTTCTCGATGAGATCGATAAAATGAGTATGGACTTCAGAGGCGATCCATCGTCTGCTATGCTCGAAGTTCTTGATCCTGAACAGAACCATACTTTTAATGATCATTATCTTGAAGTTGATTATGATCTGTCGCAGGTAATGTTTATCACTACCGCAAATGTCCGTTATAATATTCCCCTGCCGCTACAGGATAGAATGGAGATCATCGAACTATCCGGCTATCTTGAGTATGACAAAATCGAGATAGCGAAAAGACACATTGTACCGAAACAGCTTGAAGCACACGGTCTTGATAAAAAAAATGTTGTCTTCAGGGATGAATCAATAAAAAAAATAATTACAGAGTACACACGTGAAGCCGGCGTAAGAAATTTGGAAAGAGAACTTGCCTCGGTATGCAGAAAACTTGCTCGTGATATTGTTATAAAAGAATCCCAGAACGGAAAACATAAAAAGAAAACAAAATATGTTGTTGATGAATCCCTGGTGGATGAATATTTGAAGAACCCAAGGTATCGTCATCTAAAACATAACAAAGAACTGAAAGTCGGAAGTGTCACAGGTTTGGCATGGACAAGTGTCGGCGGTGAAATTCTAACAGTTGATGTAACTATTATGAATGGGGGCGGTAAATTAAATCTTACCGGTCAGCTTGGAAACGTAATGAAAGAATCAGCACAAGCCGCACTTAGCTACATTCGTTCAACAGCAAAAGGCTTAGGATTGAATCCTGATTTCTTTAAGGGGAAAGAAATCCACATACATCTTCCTGAAGGTGCAATACCAAAGGATGGTCCATCTGCGGGGATTACAATGGCAATGGCAATGTTATCTGCAGTAAGCGGAAAACCTGCTTCAAATGATGTAGCGATGACTGGTGAAATTACTTTACGTGGAAACATCCTCCCTATCGGTGGTTTAAATGAAAAACTTTTAGCAGCTAAGAGGAATGGAATAGGCACCGTTCTTATCCCTAAAGATAATGAGGTTGATCTGAAGGAAATATCCGAGCAGGTTAAAGAAGGATTAAAGATAATTCCGATTGAGAAAATGGAAGATGCGTTAGTTTACGTTTTCCCGAAGCAAAAATGGAACAAGAAAGCAGAACTAAAACAAAATTCCAAAAGGAAAAAGTAA
- a CDS encoding inositol monophosphatase: MIEDIIQISKAAGEIIRDGFGKNVGIDFKTNESNLVTETDKASEKLIKEFIERKYPTHSILAEESGRLDKSGEYVWVVDPLDGTTNFAHKFPIFSVSIGVQKNGRTVAGVVYDVMQDNIYAAEIGGGAFINGIKISVSETKSLGRSLLVTGFPYNISDNPENAFQKFAALTKASRGMRRLGSAAIDFCYVARGVFDGFWEVFLNPWDICAGKLILEEAGGIVTDFIGTEINIDSKRILASNGKIHGQMVEILSAN, translated from the coding sequence ATGATTGAAGATATAATTCAGATTTCAAAAGCAGCGGGGGAGATAATCAGGGATGGATTTGGAAAGAATGTCGGAATTGATTTCAAAACTAATGAATCAAACTTAGTCACTGAAACTGATAAAGCCTCAGAAAAACTTATTAAAGAATTCATTGAAAGAAAATATCCAACTCACAGTATACTTGCTGAGGAAAGCGGAAGGCTCGATAAATCAGGTGAGTATGTCTGGGTAGTTGATCCCCTCGATGGTACGACAAACTTTGCGCATAAGTTCCCGATTTTTTCTGTATCGATAGGTGTACAAAAAAATGGTAGAACAGTTGCAGGTGTTGTTTATGATGTTATGCAGGATAACATTTATGCAGCGGAAATCGGTGGTGGTGCATTCATTAATGGAATAAAAATTTCTGTAAGCGAAACGAAATCACTTGGCAGAAGTTTACTTGTTACGGGATTTCCTTATAACATTTCAGATAATCCGGAAAATGCTTTTCAAAAGTTTGCTGCGTTAACAAAAGCATCACGTGGAATGCGAAGACTTGGTTCCGCAGCAATAGATTTTTGTTACGTTGCAAGGGGAGTGTTTGATGGATTCTGGGAAGTATTTCTCAATCCATGGGATATCTGTGCAGGCAAATTAATACTTGAAGAAGCCGGTGGCATTGTTACTGATTTTATCGGCACAGAAATTAATATCGACTCAAAAAGAATTTTAGCAAGCAACGGAAAAATTCACGGGCAAATGGTCGAGATACTTTCAGCTAATTAG